The genomic window AATTCACAGCTCAAGTGGTGAGAATCTGCTCTGTGTGAAGCTGTGGCTTTAGGTTATTGCTGCTTTGtgattgactgtgtgtgtgctgtgaccACACTTTAAGACTTTGGGAAGTATCCCGCTCTAGCAggaatgatttttttcctcaatcTGAACAGCGCAAAAGGATTGATTGAAATCTGGTTCACTGAAATCCGCTGACTGACTGTCCCCAATCTGAACGGGGTCAGGGGCCAGGAAAGTATTGTTAGGCCGCACCACCATCAGACAAACCCCTGCATGTAAATAGTGCTATAGCACAGTCTTCCTCCATCAGTCTCACAGCAGCCTCTGACAGACCTGTGTGATCCTCATCtatccacacacagctgaaggtgCTGCGTCCAGATCTGGTGGCAGCTGAGGACATAATACACTGTCATCTAGCTCAGAGGAACCGAATCTTTCCATATGAAGAACCAACCATCAGTCAGGGTGGAAGGTAAGGGAGCCAAACATGAGTACTACAGATATATTCTTTCATGAttcactctgctctctgcacaAACTTCttcaagacttttttttttttttttacacttttcaCATCTCACTCCCAGTTGCTCCATCTTAATGTAAAGCCAGAGATATAAGGCAACATTTAATTAAGCAACAACTAtcaccaaaagtaaatggacacgaGGTGAAGCAGATGTCACATCATGacaccagaaaaacatcagcTGGAAACACTGAGCGGCTTtccatgtaaaatgtgtttaatgttacgAAGTTGTGTGTTTTACGAAGATCTTTACCTAATCCCGTAACCCATTTAATGCCCCATATAGTGTACAATGTATGCTAATTTtccaaacaacaacagatcTGGAACGCTTAAAAGAACCAGAACATTGTGGGTGAAAATTGGGTACAAATCAGCCTTTGAAATTCTGTGaaatccttctttttcttcactgGTCGGCTTTAACTTTCAATAAAGCCTGTTGACTGTAAAACTTTAGATCCCTCCTCTGCGTCCACTTGGCTTCTGGCTGAATAACAGATTCATTTATTCAACATTCCTTTCACCTATTGAGTTCTGAGTCTAAATTTGCATTAGAATATAAATTCCTGGAAAtgcctttttttcatttagTGCGTCTGTCGGTGCAGCAAAATCTACTAGAAACACAGTCATAAACCTCCCGTTCCATTAACGGGTGTGGGGGCACCGGCGCGAGATTGTTCACATTGTAAGCTCCCCGGCCTTTCATTCTTGGTTATTTAGTAGCTGGAAGCAAGTGATGGAGGAGGCAAGGGAGGGGGTTTAAGCAATTAGTGTGTGAAATAGATATCCTCTGCTTTTCCAGCCAGCAGCCCTGCTCTGCCCCGAGTACAAAGTGTTAGTCTGTCAGCACTACCCTGACGTGAGGAGAGTGCTCACCGTTGTTTGTGCTTGTCTGGCGACCATCTCGTCTAATTATATGGTGCAGTGACTGAAGAAAGGCGGTGGTAGTGGTGATGGTGggagtcacaggctgctgtgtcatttctctctggTGACTCAGTGCTTTGAGGATTGAGGATATTGAATGTTTGGATTGAAGAGCGGCGAGAaaatcagcagcagtgttttgatttatttacagtattaGTCTTTATTATGAAAGTTAAAATGTACAACACATATGTGTGATTTGTTTGGTACAGCAGACAGTGTGGTGTTTGATACATgctttttcataaaaaaattatcTGTAAAATAAACTTAAAGGATAAATAAATAGTCTTATCAAACTATCTTTAAAAACTGTGCCTGTCACAAGAATTATTTACACTACTTACAGTGAACTCTACATCCAAACCTATCtgttttaatataaaacattaaTGTGAACAAAGAAGTGCTTCATAAATAGAAGGAGAACTTTAAAAAAAGGGCAGATATCATACATTCATGTTTATCTAGTGTGCCACAGGAATATAGCTTTTTAAATTAACTACGCCTGGAACATCTTTTTCTAATTTTACCTGAAATTTGGAAACCTGCATGCTGTAATTTGTGCATTCTGCACACAGTTCTATGTGTTGTCTGTTACAACCAAGCCAATGTGGAAGTGTGAAAAGTTACAGTTCACACTGCaaccactagaggctggctccaaaagtgagtcaatcctcaagtcatgttaaaatatccagcgtcacagcagaaataaacatgtttacagcctggttcatAAAAACAACTCTGTTCTAACTTCACTTCTAGTGCCAAATGTACGTGGAGGGAATTTTTCTAATTCTGTTTCTAATTCTAATTTTTATTATACTCTCTAAAAATTACACATAGTTATGGAGGTTAGCACTTTAAATGACAggccctctttgtccatatttggagcattggcggactgtgacgctgccactgactgagcctcaaaacagctcttcataAACAAATGGGCGACGTCACAGaggctttgtccatagtttcaCTGTCAGTGGTTACAATCTGCATCAAAATGTGTAACAGCTACACAAGAGtgacaaaactgcagttccatgaatggccactagagggtggTTACCAGAGTAAGTATATCCTCGCAGACCATATTTAAGCCCTTGCTGAAATATGGAACAAATAGGGGGGTGACCACTTTGTGCAACAGGTCCATCTCAGACTTGTAGCTATTACAAGCTCTTTTTATTAAAGAGAAATCAGAGAAACCTGCTAACGGTGGTGGCTCCATCTTTAATCGTCTGCGATCTCTATAGTCTATATTAATGTGGGTCCATGAGTTAAGTTctttgtgttgtgctgctgctcACCATTCTCAGTCACCATTTAGGGTAAGAATGTACAAAAAAAGAGAACTTATCATGGATGGTTTGGCTGCTGTGTAGCTGCTACACATTTTGGCCTTTCCATCCAAACCTGTGTTGTAATTTTGCAACACTTAGAGCAGATCTTGATGATATTTTTCCTCCAAAGAATCTAGTTTACTGAAGGAATCAGAAATCTGTTTGGAAAAATCTACATGTATAAAACTGATCTAAatatttaactgaataccagcAAAAAGTCACTTTTGATCATAGTTTGACAAATATTTCCTTGATTCATCAAGAAGccaataaaataacaaataaatatgtgcatatggagttccttttttctttttttttaaccactggTGATGTTCTTAAATTGCTTGTTTTGAGAAATagaagaagcagcaaaacaTTTGAGAAGATAGAAAATCTCGCATTTGAAAAGAAATAAGCATGTATGAACATGAGCCAAAGTCACATGCCGTGGTATACATCATCTAGTTTAATCTCAGTGTGTTACCTTTCAGACAGCTCTAAGACTAATACATAGGTGTTGGGTGCTGCCGCCTATAGAACAATGAATTACTGGGGCAGCTGGGTTCTTCAAACATCTGTGTCCAGTGGGGGAGGGAAGTCGAGACACGGTGACAGTGAgtcctggctgtgtgtggagcTAATCCCGgtgtctgagtctgtgtctgtAACGTCGAGAGGCGACAGGCTGTGTTTGAGCTTCAGTGTCTGGGAGACGCTGCACTGAGTCTCAGTTTTCAGAGGGACAGCTATGggcttcttctcctctgtgctgtctaTGATCTGCAGCGAGTTGAGCTGAGCAGCCAGCTGCCAGCACTCCTGGTCCATGGAGACCAGTGTACTGTCAAAGGACTTCAGCTGCTTGTCTATTTCTGCTGTTTGGTTGTGAAGGGACACTCCGGTGAAGAGGCTGTGTTTgagttcctcctgcagcctctggagTTCAGCAGTATAAAGCGAGTCATCAGAGGAGATCCAGGAAGCTGCTGcggctccttcctcctcctcctcgtcctcatcTTGGCTCAAAGGAAAGTTGGCCCTCCTCAGCTCAGCGTCGATATCCCGGGACAGCTGGAGGATGAGCTCCTGGTGCCTATGAACCTGCATCTCCAGCTGTTCAACCCCATCACTGGTGTACAAGTACTCATGCAGttgctcctcactgtgtgcctCCAGATTCAGACCACTAGCCTGAGCCTGTGAACTCTCAGGTTCTGCTTCTATCTGcacctgctgctcaaactgctCAATCTCCAAATCCATGTCCCTCATCCGCTGAATCTGCTCCCTGATTGTGTGGTCCTGGTTGAGAATCAGCTGCACCATCCGGTCGATCTCGTCAGTGCCTGGGGAGCTCTTGCTCTCCTTGTGTAGTTTCTCCAACTTCCGGAAAGCTTTCTTCACCATGCGCTTTTGCTTCTCCGCTGGCAGAGATTGGGGATACTGAGCACGACTGTGCCTGACCCCTCTGGCCTTTCCACTCCTCTTAGTTGGCTGAGGCACAAAATCACTGGTTTTAACCAGAAAAAACTGGATGTGAGGTCTCTGATCACCCCAAGCATACCAGAGTCTCAGGATTCTGGTAAGAGGAGGCAAGGCCCTCTCAAAACCCTTCCACCGCTCAACCAGACAGAAGTCTTTAGGTTCCCCATGTAGGGAGCGCTTACTCTCGGGGACTGACTTGTGATCCTCCAGTAATGCCTGAATCATATCCGCACATGTCGTGTGCTTTGTTACTCCACAGACAACCTTCTCCTCATTGCAGACAGTAACTTGAATCTCCTTTCCTACCACAGGCTCTACGTCTTTTGTCctaagaaagacagaaaaaaacagagcttAGAATTGTGGCTTTGGAATGGCACTTAACCCCTTAACACCCAGATTCACTTTAAGTAGCTTTACAGTTGTTAAAATCCCTTTATGCCACACAGCAAGCTCTGTGGTTTTATTGGCCTCTTGTTTAGAGGAAGAAACCTTCACATGATTTTCCCATAAATTCAGATCTTAAATTCTGTGGTGCCCGTATCTTGAACACAAATTCAGATAACCACACAAAAAGAGCCATGAAAAAGACCCTCAAAAACGCCTTTGAAAGTTAATTTTAGACAAGCTAGCAACCTGGCACATGTGAGTGTTGGTCCAGACAGACAAATGCACTAGATAGATTGCAGGTTTTTGTAGGTCATGTCTGCACATTTTAAGCTGCCCATGTGTAGTTTTAAAGGTTGGAATCACAATAACATGCAACCAGACCTGGACGTGCTGCTTTTAATGAACATTTATTATAACCTTGGTGACAGCTTGTACTTTTATGTTACATCAACACACAATTAATGACCACATGGTGGTGAAACATATGGCTAATTAGTAAAGAATAATAATACCTACAAGGATACTAAAAAAGAAGGTTCAGCTTTAGCCTGAAGCACATTAACTATGCATGAGGCACAAACCTCACTGGAAAACATAGGCCCACACTGAGCTTAACTCTACTTCATTAACTCCTGAATAGAAGCAATGCATGTAGCGGATATTCAACCTTTTAActactgtaaacaacacacTTACACTTACAGGCCACCTCAAAATCATCAGGTTTATTTCACTTTTCACCTTACACCTGCAAGTTTAAAATAATATGCAGACTTCCACAACATGAAGTCTACAAGCTGACACATCTGTGGGTGACTGGCCTGTCAAGAAATAGACCCAAAACACAAATTCTACAGAATCAACAGTAAAAGTCTTTGAAAGAACAGATTACTGAGCCGAAAgggtaaataaataatggatTACTTCCCTCACAAAATaagcagttgtttcctgttacaacaacacagcaatCAGAATTTTCTAATCTACTCTACTTTGTAACATGTGACCAATCACTAGTAAACAAAGCAGCCAGTGACCATGTCCTGTCAGTTCTTTAACCTCAGTCAATGCTGAATTTGAACAGAAATGGTTGATAACTGTGGCTAAGATGGCAATAAAGAGAAAGCAGGATGTGGCTGAGATGCCACAGATGTGAACAGGTTGTCTACTTAGCATCAATGTGTGTCCAATGCTTAGCCttagttgtttttctttcttccaaaATTAGTTTTAAGAGAAACTGCAGTAAAGTAAGGAAAGAGACAAAGGGAATGACATTTAATAAATGTCTTAACGTGAACCCAGGATAGTAGCACTGACCCCTCCAGGACAGGATATTTCAACCTTTAATGATGAATGGTGCCTTGtttaaaacagttaaaaatagCTGTCATGCTTCCTGAAAGCACAGAATTGCAGCCTACGGTCTAATTCTTTTGTAGTAGATGTTTTCATGAATGGGTCCTACTTTGATGGTTTCCCATTAGGTCAATGAGCAGAAAACTGCATTCTCTCTTTTGGGCTCCCTGGCTTGATTCTATTAGACTGTTACTCACGGCCTTATGATCATTTAATGCTTCAGTTCAGAGGCTATTTAACTCCCAGGCCCTCATTACCTTTATGTCTGGGCCGTAAAACTTGTTCAAAAATTGACCTCTGATGGGTCGCCGATATCCATTTTTTACATACCTAATGGACCACCGGTAATATCCAAGACCTAATATCCGAGCATTAAATGATAGGCACCGGCAATGCAGACAGCCACCAGTAATCAAATAAGTAGATAACATCGCCAGACGTTTCAATTTGATTTTAGGATAAAGAATGATAGATTGTGCATTATTTATATCAAAGATAACATGTTGGGAATCTTTCTGAAAATCCTGTGTTAACTCTGACgtgctgcagctgtctgccAAGTTTCTGTCCGGGTGAATTACTTAAAATTAAAGGTAAATCCTTCCCTGAAATCAAAAAAATAAGTGACACATAATACTCCTATAATTATAGACAGTTCAATCTATCAGAAAGATTATCTGTATAATATCAGCAGGAGACAGAAAACACTAAGACTCCTGCTTGAACACTGAACTGCAGGCTGGTGTTGTGGGTTGAAGGAATGTTGATCTGTGGTTTTGGAGCCCAGCAGGCAAAGCGTCAGTAATCTGTTAACAGTAATAAATCACAGTAATGTTCTTGTAATCCTGGATAATGTCAAGTTTCATTGAAAATAAGTTCACAGAATTACTTTTAAATAACTGTATTTGtgcttttaatttaatttttaaattaaaacacaattaaagctgATTTCAAAAGTGCAGCGAGCTATATTTacaaaaagacataaacaaacCTTGAGATTAAAATCAGACACTAAGTGTGTTCAGCCCGGCTATCAAATGTTTGTCGGCCCGGTATGCAGTAATGACTTCAGATCTGAACCTTGCATCAtgtagctgctgtttgttgggATAACCTTGCTTGACTGCAGCTCATGTTAGCCACAGATTGccatgagggagggagggagggtgggtgAGACAAAAATACACAGCCTAAGAAGATGATCacctcatgcacacacatcccGGCCCTGCCTGCACTAAGATATAAAGTATTCATCAAAGGGCACAACCTAAATGCTGCATTATCTCTCAGATTGTAGAGGCTGATAGAAGTCTGTTTAGGTTCCCACACggtgtgaaaacacacaactgGAGAGCGCTGTGTAAACCGCTGGTGAATAAGGTCTCAGGAATGCAATAGATACAATGCAAAAACGCGCTGGTTAATGGTTACTGAGACCCTTGGCAAAGCAAATACCTGAGCTATGTGCAGGCCAAACAAATCCAACAACGCCTCTGGCATTCATAGACAACAGCTATGATGACTTTGACCTCAGAATTTCCCAGCGAACGCTACTACAGCACGAGAAGGGAAAAACAGTGGGTGTACAGACTGGCCACACCTGATGCTGCAACACAAtgcaatacaaaaacacaacagctcatCAACACTTGATGTGTTTATGCTTCTTGTAATGGTTAAATTGAATTGAAGGAGTACAAAACAAAGCTTTGTTATTGTTCACAAGAATTTTGTGTACAACTCCTGAAGTGCTCTGCCATGCATGAGTAAAAGTGTTGACATTCTATACCGCTGTAGAACAAATACTTTCTACAAATCTAAACAGACTGATATGACAAACATATTCATGTGTTCATTTCTGAACACACAGGTGAATAAACATGCTCTGCATACAATTGGGTATTTCAGAGAGGGGGGCACAAGCCCTCATCTGTGCAGGAAGAGGTTACAGCGCGGTGGGGAAACACCTGTATTTGTCCTGGGCCACAATCACCGACGCTCAGGCAACATCCTGCCGCTGCAGCTCAATGGACagagaggggaaggagggaAAAATGGACTCCATATCAGCTGCTACGGTCTGTTTTTAGCTTTACGCTAATGTGAAGAAAGTGTTAACAAATGTATGTTAGTCTAAGGTTTCTAATGCACGAGCAACAACGCGACCAGAACACCTACTACTGAAAAGAACTCTATAGGCTTGGATGCCAAAAAAGGTTTGGTTTAAGaagtgtgtttacactgaatTCCAGACTAACAAACCATATCACTGGAACTTCTTCAAAAACGTTACAGGAGGACAAACAGTCAGAGATTAATATCAGTCCTCGAGGCTGCCAAAACCCTTAACACAGCCTGCCTGATTGTATCGCAGCTAATGCTCTCATAAGGGCTGTCACTTTGGGTGCCATTTGATATTCATAGCTTGGGATTAAGCTGCTGTTCCAGACTCAACAAATGAGGGTGCCCTCATAGGTCACAGCTTTCAGTGGTCGTAATAAACTCTAACTTTTTATGTAGCAGTGGAATATAAGGATGTGTGAAACAAAGGCTCCCGTCACAGGAGGATGGATGCTGCACACTGTGAATGACGCAGGACGGGTTAGACCTGACCCTCACGTCACGCTCGAGTGAACCCAAGAAACCTGAGCAGACCCACTTGACCTGAGGTTGAACCTCAGGTTGAAGCTGAAGATACAGAGTGAGGCATCAGACATGTGGGAGGAAACCACATTTTAATTGCAGGAATTTCGGCACAAGTTCCTACGTGGGAAGATGACGTTACAGCACCGCGGCGGTGGTGGTGGCACGGCTCTCCGCTATTGTAATGCTCATAATGATGACCTTGTAGATCCTGGTAGACATTAACAATTCCCTCTTGTGTCATAAATTTGCGAGCTACAAGTTACCACAGAGGTTCGCATTCAGGTGCTTTGAACAAGTCGTAGCAAACGACAGAATTACAGCTCTCCATTGTTTCAACATGTTTTCTCAGATCAATAGTGATAAGATGCAGATATTTCCAACTGGTACAAAACTTAGCGAGCAAATGGGTGCGAAAGAatgaaaacactaaaacaaaaactcacaaaaaCTTTCACACATTGAAGTCAAGAGATGTTAACATGTGGTGAAATGTTTCTCATGGCAACTCTTGAAACACTTCTCTACCTACAGTGGCAGGAATACTTTGGCATATCCATCTCTCTGCCACCTCAATTCAAAGTCCAATGAATCTTGGGACTGAAAAGTTACAGCTTTGTCAGTCAACTCTTAGGGCTTTAAACGCattcttctttctctcctttcagcagcagacattttaaATAATGCCTCTTATGGTGGCACCAGAACAAAGGTCAGGAGATCATGATATATGAATGAATGTTTATAGCAGGTAATGAAATTATTGTAAGGATATTTTTAACTTGTTGAATCTGCTCATTGAAGTCACACTGCTATAGTTAAAAATATATCCCCTATAGCTGTAATCCAATTGTAAATTAACCCTTTAGAATGAGTGGGAAGATGTCAGACACATAacctctgctttgttttccgTACAGTAAATGTTAATACCATCGGATTTTTAAAGGAATACCATACGTTGGCATTCCCTGCACCAATCAGAGCAGCTCTCAGGCAGACCcttattttatttaatcatgTATGAAAAGGATGGAATGTGAAAATAATGAGAAAtctactgtgtttttttctcacaaacaCATCTGGGAACACAAGGGAGGAACAACCCCAGGACAGGAGCTGCTTCCTCTGGCTCTTatctgaaagaggaagagggataGTCGAGGAAATAACATCACTTTTCTATCTGGATATGTTGATCTCTGGGATGACTCCCTCTCTGATAGGCATCTGtgagcagagacacaacacacccCTTCCCATCTCTCCTTTTCCCTCAGTGaaaacacccacccacccccccttATTATCTTCGCCCTCCCCCACTCACTCACCCACCCCTTCAGCAGGTCTGTGAATCACCACATGAGCATTGTTGTTGATTGAAAATGAATGACTCTTCTTCATTGAGGCCTGCTATTCTGTATCAACAATGATATTTCAGTAGCTGATTGGCCCTGCTGTGATGCTGCAACTGTGTTTAAGTACAACAGGTCACTACATGGCTTTGGTCAGATGTGTCACTGTCTGGCAACCATTTTCTTTCAAAGTCCTTCAGCAGCCTGCAGGTGCCAATTCACCGTAACATTTCCGTCACACATGATGGATGATGGCAAAGAAGAATTGCACGGCATCGTGTGATTCTTTGTATCTGCAAAAATGTTGATGTCTTACTTGAAACTCCACTTCTTGCCATTCTTTGGCACACATCCAGCTCAATGTTTGAGTGCTGCGAGTGAGAGCCAGCCTCTGAAACCAAGCGTTTGACATGTCTGCAGATCTAAACACTTGAGATAATTACAGGTGCTGCAATGGTAATTACTATgcaacacacaccaaaaaaataaaaaataagacatCCACTGGAGACaacttcagtcagactgtttgaAGGATCAAAGATAATTCAtctcacttgtgtgtgtgaagtgaaaaaaacatccatTCTGCTGCTGGTGCCACTGTCAAAGTGGTTTTTACTGTAATTTAGCATAAAAGCCTTTTTTATTTCTGAACTTAATCCAggaattttttttccttgtgcaGAGTTTGGTGGTAAATGAGCGCATTAGTGAGTAaagctaataaaaaacaaactactTGTGCTCTCCTGATCCTGCTCTTGCCAGCATGAATCCTGCGAGGGATTGGACCGTGACCCAGATACAC from Parambassis ranga chromosome 19, fParRan2.1, whole genome shotgun sequence includes these protein-coding regions:
- the rassf9 gene encoding ras association domain-containing protein 9: MAPFGKNFLKARLKNKTKDVEPVVGKEIQVTVCNEEKVVCGVTKHTTCADMIQALLEDHKSVPESKRSLHGEPKDFCLVERWKGFERALPPLTRILRLWYAWGDQRPHIQFFLVKTSDFVPQPTKRSGKARGVRHSRAQYPQSLPAEKQKRMVKKAFRKLEKLHKESKSSPGTDEIDRMVQLILNQDHTIREQIQRMRDMDLEIEQFEQQVQIEAEPESSQAQASGLNLEAHSEEQLHEYLYTSDGVEQLEMQVHRHQELILQLSRDIDAELRRANFPLSQDEDEEEEEGAAAASWISSDDSLYTAELQRLQEELKHSLFTGVSLHNQTAEIDKQLKSFDSTLVSMDQECWQLAAQLNSLQIIDSTEEKKPIAVPLKTETQCSVSQTLKLKHSLSPLDVTDTDSDTGISSTHSQDSLSPCLDFPPPLDTDV